A window of Verrucomicrobiia bacterium contains these coding sequences:
- a CDS encoding FecR family protein — translation MNTRLLIGMVLLASRLPLAAVPLTESTFTDVVRSVEVINASDKNAAPAKLNGIFKAPNLIRTGVASRAELTAPDQTLTRVGANTVFSFAPVGREVDLAQGSILFHSPTGRGGGTIKSGGASAAVSGTTLIVATTAVEHPGDHNGFKVILLEGTGHVTLANGETITVKAGQMIYVLPDHTGFGPLLNINLGKLVNGSALVNGFSHPLPSLPLIEIVIHDQDIRLKSGTVVDTGKPADKFLHNPPTLNFGPHSAPSGGDPNIPGMAPAPTLGPTIDGQPSNNPFQHEVPRSFQLQPPFGP, via the coding sequence GTGAATACGAGATTACTGATAGGCATGGTGCTGCTGGCTTCGCGGCTGCCGCTCGCGGCGGTCCCGCTGACTGAAAGCACGTTCACGGACGTCGTGCGCTCCGTCGAGGTCATCAATGCCTCCGATAAAAATGCCGCCCCCGCGAAGCTCAACGGGATTTTCAAGGCGCCCAACCTCATCCGCACCGGCGTTGCTTCACGCGCGGAATTGACCGCGCCGGACCAGACGCTCACCCGCGTCGGCGCGAACACGGTTTTTTCCTTTGCTCCCGTTGGCCGTGAAGTGGATCTCGCGCAAGGCAGCATTCTTTTTCATTCGCCGACCGGGCGCGGCGGCGGCACGATCAAAAGCGGAGGCGCTTCCGCCGCCGTGAGCGGAACCACGCTCATCGTCGCCACCACGGCGGTCGAACATCCCGGCGATCACAACGGCTTCAAAGTCATCCTGCTCGAAGGCACCGGTCACGTGACGCTTGCCAATGGTGAAACCATCACCGTCAAAGCCGGGCAAATGATTTATGTTCTGCCGGACCACACCGGCTTCGGCCCGCTGCTCAACATCAATCTCGGAAAACTCGTCAACGGCTCCGCGCTCGTCAATGGTTTCAGCCATCCCCTGCCGTCGCTTCCGCTCATCGAGATCGTCATTCACGATCAGGACATTCGTTTGAAATCCGGCACAGTGGTGGATACCGGCAAACCCGCGGACAAATTTCTTCACAATCCACCCACGCTGAATTTCGGCCCCCATTCCGCCCCCAGCGGTGGAGATCCCAACATCCCGGGAATGGCGCCCGCGCCGACGCTTGGCCCGACGATTGATGGCCAGCCGTCGAACAATCCTTTTCAACATGAGGTTCCGCGCTCGTTCCAACTCCAGCCACCTTTCGGTCCCTGA